A single window of Salvia splendens isolate huo1 chromosome 6, SspV2, whole genome shotgun sequence DNA harbors:
- the LOC121808614 gene encoding maltose excess protein 1-like, chloroplastic isoform X1, whose amino-acid sequence MIYMPRPSIRCSFSSDPRSLEFVSSPPIHLRRGIKNKLPLKEALFHGQSVCCYRDKTVSCSSSDDLHSSSQESAEVEKGEGFQQWDSMTAKFAGAANLPFLLLQLPQIILNTRNLLSGNTSALLAVPWLGMLTGLLGNLCLASYFIKKMETEAVVVQSLGVISTYVVLLQLAMGGAMPLPHFVATSIIVACGMTLNFLKYFDWLHPEIWRFWEDFVTVAGLSVLPQVMWSTFIPYVPNTVLPGTIAFITSLVAVFMGRMGKLSDKGVKILGSISGWTATVLFMWMAVAQMWTNLLTPDNIKGLSAVSMLLAMIGNGLMIPRALFVRDFMWFVGSAWGSVFYGWGNLTCLYCFKCISPGFYIASTVSFLAWIVLTFSRDSQANGLSSPFVSLKELVFGP is encoded by the exons ATGATATAT ATGCCTAGGCCATCAATCAGGTGCTCGTTCAGTTCTGATCCacgaagtttggagtttgtCTCGTCCCCTCCGATACACTTGAGACGAGGCATCAAGAACAAGCTTCCCTTGAAGGAGGCTCTCTTTCATGGTCAATCAGTCTGTTGCTATAGGGACAAGACTGTTTCTTGTTCTAGCTCAGATGATCTGCATTCGAGCAGTCAG GAATCAGCCGAGGTGGAAAAAGGCGAAGGCTTTCAGCAATGGGATTCAATGACAGCAAAGTTTGCTGGAGCTGCGAATTTGCCATTCTTGCTGTTGCAGCTGCCTCAGATCATACTCAATACGCGGAATCTTCTGTCGGGGAACACTTCTGCACTTCTGGCTGTTCCATGGCTG GGCATGCTTACAGGATTGCTTGGAAATCTTTGTCTAGCCTCGTACTTTATTAAGAAGATGGAGACCGAAGCAGTTGTAGTGCAAAGCTTAGGAGTAATATCAACGTATGTGGTATTGTTGCAGCTGGCTATGGGTGGAGCTATGCCTCTCCCTCATTTTGTTGCGACTTCCATCATTGTCGCTTGTGGCATGACTTTAAACTTTCTGAAATATTTCGACTGGCTCCACCCTGAAATCTGGCGCTTTTGGGAGGACTTCGTTACAGTAGCTGGGCTCTCCGTCCTTCCACAA GTCATGTGGTCGACTTTCATTCCTTATGTGCCAAACACTGTCTTGCCGGGGACTATTGCCTTCATTACCTCTCTGGTTGCTGTATTTATG GGTCGCATGGGCAAGCTCTCTGACAAAGGTGTCAAAATTCTTGGATCGATATCTGGGTGGACCGCTACTGTTCTTTTCATGTGGATGGCTGTTGCACAAATG TGGACAAATCTTCTGACTCCTGACAACATAAAAGGTTTATCAGCCGTGTCAATGCTGCTGGCCATGATTGGCAACGGGCTTATGATTCCACGTGCACTGTTTGTTCGGGATTTTATGTG GTTTGTTGGATCAGCATGGGGATCTGTCTTCTACGGATGGGGAAATCTTACGTGTTTGTACTG CTTCAAATGTATCAGCCCCGGATTCTACATAGCTTCAACTGTCTCCTTCCTCGCCTGGATAG TGCTAACGTTTTCGAGGGATTCACAAGCGAATGGTCTCAGTTCACCCTTCGTCTCGTTGAAGGAGCTCGTTTTTGGACCTTGA
- the LOC121808614 gene encoding maltose excess protein 1-like, chloroplastic isoform X2: MAGAMIISGKIPLQMPRPSIRCSFSSDPRSLEFVSSPPIHLRRGIKNKLPLKEALFHGQSVCCYRDKTVSCSSSDDLHSSSQESAEVEKGEGFQQWDSMTAKFAGAANLPFLLLQLPQIILNTRNLLSGNTSALLAVPWLGMLTGLLGNLCLASYFIKKMETEAVVVQSLGVISTYVVLLQLAMGGAMPLPHFVATSIIVACGMTLNFLKYFDWLHPEIWRFWEDFVTVAGLSVLPQVMWSTFIPYVPNTVLPGTIAFITSLVAVFMGRMGKLSDKGVKILGSISGWTATVLFMWMAVAQMWTNLLTPDNIKGLSAVSMLLAMIGNGLMIPRALFVRDFMWFVGSAWGSVFYGWGNLTCLYCFKCISPGFYIASTVSFLAWIGIHKRMVSVHPSSR, from the exons ATGGCGGGTGCGATGATAATCTCGGGTAAGATACCGCTGCAGATGCCTAGGCCATCAATCAGGTGCTCGTTCAGTTCTGATCCacgaagtttggagtttgtCTCGTCCCCTCCGATACACTTGAGACGAGGCATCAAGAACAAGCTTCCCTTGAAGGAGGCTCTCTTTCATGGTCAATCAGTCTGTTGCTATAGGGACAAGACTGTTTCTTGTTCTAGCTCAGATGATCTGCATTCGAGCAGTCAG GAATCAGCCGAGGTGGAAAAAGGCGAAGGCTTTCAGCAATGGGATTCAATGACAGCAAAGTTTGCTGGAGCTGCGAATTTGCCATTCTTGCTGTTGCAGCTGCCTCAGATCATACTCAATACGCGGAATCTTCTGTCGGGGAACACTTCTGCACTTCTGGCTGTTCCATGGCTG GGCATGCTTACAGGATTGCTTGGAAATCTTTGTCTAGCCTCGTACTTTATTAAGAAGATGGAGACCGAAGCAGTTGTAGTGCAAAGCTTAGGAGTAATATCAACGTATGTGGTATTGTTGCAGCTGGCTATGGGTGGAGCTATGCCTCTCCCTCATTTTGTTGCGACTTCCATCATTGTCGCTTGTGGCATGACTTTAAACTTTCTGAAATATTTCGACTGGCTCCACCCTGAAATCTGGCGCTTTTGGGAGGACTTCGTTACAGTAGCTGGGCTCTCCGTCCTTCCACAA GTCATGTGGTCGACTTTCATTCCTTATGTGCCAAACACTGTCTTGCCGGGGACTATTGCCTTCATTACCTCTCTGGTTGCTGTATTTATG GGTCGCATGGGCAAGCTCTCTGACAAAGGTGTCAAAATTCTTGGATCGATATCTGGGTGGACCGCTACTGTTCTTTTCATGTGGATGGCTGTTGCACAAATG TGGACAAATCTTCTGACTCCTGACAACATAAAAGGTTTATCAGCCGTGTCAATGCTGCTGGCCATGATTGGCAACGGGCTTATGATTCCACGTGCACTGTTTGTTCGGGATTTTATGTG GTTTGTTGGATCAGCATGGGGATCTGTCTTCTACGGATGGGGAAATCTTACGTGTTTGTACTG CTTCAAATGTATCAGCCCCGGATTCTACATAGCTTCAACTGTCTCCTTCCTCGCCTGGATAG GGATTCACAAGCGAATGGTCTCAGTTCACCCTTCGTCTCGTTGA
- the LOC121808614 gene encoding maltose excess protein 1-like, chloroplastic isoform X3, translating to MAGAMIISGKIPLQMPRPSIRCSFSSDPRSLEFVSSPPIHLRRGIKNKLPLKEALFHGQSVCCYRDKTVSCSSSDDLHSSSQESAEVEKGEGFQQWDSMTAKFAGAANLPFLLLQLPQIILNTRNLLSGNTSALLAVPWLGMLTGLLGNLCLASYFIKKMETEAVVVQSLGVISTYVVLLQLAMGGAMPLPHFVATSIIVACGMTLNFLKYFDWLHPEIWRFWEDFVTVAGLSVLPQVMWSTFIPYVPNTVLPGTIAFITSLVAVFMGRMGKLSDKGVKILGSISGWTATVLFMWMAVAQMWTNLLTPDNIKGLSAVSMLLAMIGNGLMIPRALFVRDFMWFVGSAWGSVFYGWGNLTCLYCFKCISPGFYIASTVSFLAWIVLTFSRDSQANGLSSPFVSLKELVFGP from the exons ATGGCGGGTGCGATGATAATCTCGGGTAAGATACCGCTGCAGATGCCTAGGCCATCAATCAGGTGCTCGTTCAGTTCTGATCCacgaagtttggagtttgtCTCGTCCCCTCCGATACACTTGAGACGAGGCATCAAGAACAAGCTTCCCTTGAAGGAGGCTCTCTTTCATGGTCAATCAGTCTGTTGCTATAGGGACAAGACTGTTTCTTGTTCTAGCTCAGATGATCTGCATTCGAGCAGTCAG GAATCAGCCGAGGTGGAAAAAGGCGAAGGCTTTCAGCAATGGGATTCAATGACAGCAAAGTTTGCTGGAGCTGCGAATTTGCCATTCTTGCTGTTGCAGCTGCCTCAGATCATACTCAATACGCGGAATCTTCTGTCGGGGAACACTTCTGCACTTCTGGCTGTTCCATGGCTG GGCATGCTTACAGGATTGCTTGGAAATCTTTGTCTAGCCTCGTACTTTATTAAGAAGATGGAGACCGAAGCAGTTGTAGTGCAAAGCTTAGGAGTAATATCAACGTATGTGGTATTGTTGCAGCTGGCTATGGGTGGAGCTATGCCTCTCCCTCATTTTGTTGCGACTTCCATCATTGTCGCTTGTGGCATGACTTTAAACTTTCTGAAATATTTCGACTGGCTCCACCCTGAAATCTGGCGCTTTTGGGAGGACTTCGTTACAGTAGCTGGGCTCTCCGTCCTTCCACAA GTCATGTGGTCGACTTTCATTCCTTATGTGCCAAACACTGTCTTGCCGGGGACTATTGCCTTCATTACCTCTCTGGTTGCTGTATTTATG GGTCGCATGGGCAAGCTCTCTGACAAAGGTGTCAAAATTCTTGGATCGATATCTGGGTGGACCGCTACTGTTCTTTTCATGTGGATGGCTGTTGCACAAATG TGGACAAATCTTCTGACTCCTGACAACATAAAAGGTTTATCAGCCGTGTCAATGCTGCTGGCCATGATTGGCAACGGGCTTATGATTCCACGTGCACTGTTTGTTCGGGATTTTATGTG GTTTGTTGGATCAGCATGGGGATCTGTCTTCTACGGATGGGGAAATCTTACGTGTTTGTACTG CTTCAAATGTATCAGCCCCGGATTCTACATAGCTTCAACTGTCTCCTTCCTCGCCTGGATAG TGCTAACGTTTTCGAGGGATTCACAAGCGAATGGTCTCAGTTCACCCTTCGTCTCGTTGAAGGAGCTCGTTTTTGGACCTTGA